In Desulfomonile tiedjei DSM 6799, a genomic segment contains:
- a CDS encoding amidohydrolase family protein: MIVDCHVHLLPKEVRSDRTMYVHSDEAFGSLYSSPKARLASEEDIISYMDNSGIEKAVVFGFPWESHDLISKNNDEVWEFAQRNPARIYPFAVLSPAAGDRAYLETERIIKAGFAGIGELAMYHGGWSTAGFEALAPCLGMARSAGIPVMLHVNEPVGHEYPGKISVDFQGLLQVIAANPEVTFILAHFGGGIFVYGLMPEVAGVLARTYFDTAASPYLYDARVYDIATKILGPDKILFGSDFPLLSVVRYVKHIEQSGIGEDVRKAILGENFSRLIRRH; encoded by the coding sequence ATGATTGTAGATTGCCATGTACACCTTTTGCCAAAAGAAGTGCGCAGCGACCGCACCATGTACGTTCACTCGGACGAAGCCTTTGGAAGTCTGTATTCCTCGCCCAAAGCCAGGCTCGCATCGGAAGAAGATATAATCTCCTACATGGATAACTCGGGAATCGAAAAGGCCGTGGTTTTCGGTTTTCCCTGGGAATCGCATGACCTTATCAGCAAGAACAATGACGAGGTCTGGGAGTTTGCTCAGCGCAATCCTGCGAGGATCTATCCATTTGCGGTGCTTTCCCCTGCAGCGGGTGACCGCGCGTATCTGGAGACGGAGAGAATCATCAAAGCCGGATTTGCAGGAATCGGCGAGCTTGCCATGTACCATGGAGGGTGGAGCACAGCGGGTTTCGAGGCTCTGGCCCCTTGTCTCGGAATGGCCCGATCGGCCGGGATTCCCGTAATGCTTCATGTCAACGAACCGGTGGGACACGAGTATCCTGGTAAAATATCAGTGGATTTTCAAGGTTTGTTACAGGTCATAGCAGCCAATCCGGAGGTAACTTTCATTCTCGCGCATTTCGGCGGAGGAATTTTCGTGTACGGTCTCATGCCGGAAGTAGCCGGCGTGCTCGCAAGAACATACTTTGATACTGCCGCTTCACCGTACTTGTATGACGCTCGCGTGTATGACATAGCAACAAAAATACTGGGACCTGACAAGATACTGTTCGGCAGCGATTTTCCTTTGCTTTCCGTTGTCCGTTACGTGAAACACATAGAACAATCGGGAATCGGTGAAGACGTGCGAAAGGCAATTCTTGGCGAGAACTTCTCCCGACTTATCCGTCGCCATTAA
- a CDS encoding IscS subfamily cysteine desulfurase, which produces MQCSNRPQEGIFRRAMCGICPAGCWVEVRYDDSGRIVEVREDSQSDYGMICTLGRHSPEIVYSPDRLLHPMRRVGPKGTYAFERISWENAYDVIADRLTSIKQEYGPEANAIYTGRGSFELAECDVYQPRGVAVSSASSVLFPFDSPNTLGVGALCYVSFAMIAPHVTMGGMLIDMFSDLENAELIVVWGANPATDSPPLDFNRIQKARSRGTEVVVIDPRRTGTAEATEAEWIPIRPGTDGALALGMCNVLIDEDLFDEAFVDEWTVGFEQFSQHVQHFQPEVVQKITGVPAEKVRSLARRIVSARGAAPVMYSGLEYSDGGTQSIRATFVLWALAGQLDVPGGRCFSMSTNEFPMNREGHLPNPDVRKALGRDRFPIYSLYRGESHAIALPEAVLKAQPYPIKSLIVVGGSIITAWPQPAIWRDTLQALDFLVCVDRFLTADAAYADIVLPAATYYEATSYMRYGPVFRIREKVIEPLGESRHGFFIMAQLAARLGYGHLYPQSEEELIEHALEGSGFSLEEVRASGGTVQLQPEMMQYKKWQKGLLRKDGAPGFATPTGKFEIASTVLEEHGYDALPIYTEPSESPLSRPDLTGEFPLVFTSGSRVRTDFRSQFHNVPGLMKKRPEPTVMMNTLDAESRGIVNGDLVEIVTQRGRVRYRAQVTDGIMQGVVDADMGGGGPLGPQAWQDCNVNELTDLGKYDPISGFPVYKALLCNVSKVKDGDRAVVPETIDPEIETVRRQSSAKNSTGRRIIYLDHNATTPMHAEVLDEMLEHLRKTGGNPSSIHGPGNHAREAVEAARRKVARLLNCTARRIVFTGGGSEADNLAIKGVALASGINGNRIITSSVEHPAVLGTCKWLETLGVQVTYLGVDSEGRVSPDDLRKAFTPNTVLVSIMMANNETGTLQPIKELAEEAHSRGVLFHTDAVQAVGKIPVDIEELQVDLLTLSAHKIQGPKGIGAIFIRKGCSLAPLVHGGKQEYGLRAGTENVPAIAGLGKAAEIAVKRLPEMENVRRLRDRLESGIFEIIPTARRNGPLLDRLPNTLNMTLPGLRGESVVMTLDTRGIALSSGSACRAGSPEPSHALLAMGMSEESAHCAVRFSLGPDNTEEEIDATLESIRWMIVNMSEGVRFAPCR; this is translated from the coding sequence ATGCAGTGTTCAAATAGACCTCAGGAAGGGATCTTTCGTCGGGCCATGTGCGGAATTTGCCCTGCAGGGTGCTGGGTAGAAGTAAGGTACGACGATTCCGGCCGCATCGTCGAAGTCCGCGAGGATTCCCAATCGGATTACGGAATGATCTGCACGCTTGGCAGGCATTCCCCTGAGATCGTCTATTCTCCCGATCGCTTGCTGCATCCGATGCGGAGAGTCGGCCCCAAAGGAACGTATGCATTTGAACGAATCTCCTGGGAAAATGCATATGATGTCATTGCAGACCGGCTCACATCCATAAAACAGGAGTACGGTCCCGAGGCGAACGCAATCTACACCGGACGCGGCAGTTTCGAACTGGCTGAATGCGACGTGTATCAACCCCGCGGAGTTGCAGTATCCAGCGCATCAAGTGTGCTGTTTCCCTTCGATTCACCGAACACTCTCGGAGTAGGAGCACTTTGTTACGTTTCATTTGCCATGATAGCTCCCCATGTGACCATGGGGGGAATGCTGATCGACATGTTTTCCGATCTGGAGAATGCAGAACTGATCGTGGTATGGGGCGCAAACCCTGCCACGGACTCCCCTCCTCTCGATTTCAACCGCATCCAGAAGGCTCGGAGTCGAGGAACTGAGGTCGTTGTGATCGATCCCCGGCGCACGGGCACGGCTGAAGCAACGGAAGCTGAATGGATTCCCATTCGCCCCGGTACAGACGGTGCTTTAGCGCTTGGAATGTGCAATGTGTTGATCGATGAGGATCTGTTCGATGAAGCATTCGTGGATGAATGGACGGTCGGATTTGAACAGTTCTCTCAGCATGTTCAGCATTTTCAGCCCGAGGTGGTGCAGAAGATTACCGGAGTGCCTGCCGAAAAGGTCCGCTCGTTGGCTCGTCGAATCGTGTCAGCACGCGGTGCTGCCCCGGTCATGTACAGCGGTCTGGAATACAGCGATGGAGGAACTCAATCGATTCGAGCTACATTCGTGCTCTGGGCTCTCGCAGGGCAATTGGATGTCCCCGGAGGACGTTGCTTTTCCATGTCAACCAATGAATTCCCCATGAACAGGGAAGGGCATCTCCCCAACCCTGATGTACGAAAAGCACTCGGTCGAGATCGTTTCCCCATTTATAGCCTCTATCGCGGCGAATCCCATGCAATTGCACTTCCGGAAGCGGTGTTGAAAGCTCAACCGTATCCTATCAAATCGCTGATTGTCGTTGGGGGTTCCATCATCACTGCGTGGCCGCAGCCGGCAATCTGGCGGGACACGCTTCAGGCATTGGATTTCCTCGTATGCGTGGACCGCTTTCTCACGGCAGATGCTGCATATGCGGACATCGTTCTTCCTGCCGCCACGTACTATGAAGCTACATCATACATGCGGTACGGCCCGGTATTTCGTATCAGGGAAAAAGTCATCGAACCACTCGGTGAATCCCGCCACGGCTTCTTCATCATGGCGCAGTTGGCAGCTCGCCTTGGGTACGGGCATTTGTATCCCCAGAGCGAAGAGGAACTTATCGAGCATGCACTCGAAGGGTCAGGATTCAGCCTCGAAGAAGTTCGGGCCTCCGGCGGAACCGTTCAGTTGCAGCCCGAAATGATGCAATACAAGAAGTGGCAAAAAGGATTGCTCCGCAAAGACGGAGCTCCCGGTTTCGCGACTCCTACCGGAAAATTTGAAATCGCCTCCACTGTTCTCGAAGAGCACGGATACGATGCTCTTCCCATTTACACGGAGCCTTCCGAAAGTCCATTATCCCGACCGGATCTCACGGGCGAATTTCCTCTGGTCTTCACTTCAGGTTCCCGCGTCCGGACCGATTTCCGGTCACAGTTTCACAACGTGCCCGGGCTCATGAAAAAACGGCCTGAACCCACGGTGATGATGAACACTTTGGATGCCGAGTCGCGAGGTATTGTCAACGGAGATCTGGTGGAGATCGTGACTCAGCGGGGTCGCGTTCGGTATCGAGCACAGGTTACGGATGGAATTATGCAGGGAGTGGTGGACGCAGACATGGGCGGCGGCGGACCGCTCGGACCGCAAGCATGGCAGGACTGCAATGTCAATGAGCTTACCGATCTGGGCAAATACGATCCGATTTCGGGTTTTCCCGTGTACAAAGCTCTCCTCTGCAATGTGTCCAAAGTAAAAGATGGCGACAGAGCAGTTGTCCCTGAAACGATCGATCCCGAGATCGAAACCGTCAGAAGACAATCCAGCGCAAAGAACTCGACCGGTCGGCGAATTATCTATCTCGATCACAATGCGACTACTCCCATGCATGCTGAAGTTCTGGATGAGATGCTGGAGCATTTGAGAAAAACCGGGGGCAATCCCTCGAGCATACATGGTCCCGGGAATCATGCGCGTGAAGCAGTTGAAGCAGCACGAAGGAAAGTGGCTCGTCTCCTGAACTGCACGGCCCGGAGGATCGTTTTCACGGGGGGAGGTTCGGAGGCGGACAATTTGGCGATTAAAGGAGTGGCTCTCGCGTCAGGAATCAACGGGAACCGCATTATAACGTCTTCGGTCGAACACCCTGCGGTCCTCGGGACATGCAAATGGTTGGAGACCCTGGGGGTTCAGGTAACGTATCTCGGTGTGGACAGTGAAGGAAGAGTCAGTCCGGATGATTTGAGAAAGGCCTTCACTCCAAATACTGTTCTTGTAAGCATTATGATGGCAAACAATGAAACCGGAACGCTCCAGCCTATCAAGGAATTGGCCGAAGAAGCTCATTCTCGCGGAGTCCTCTTCCACACCGATGCGGTTCAGGCGGTCGGCAAAATTCCTGTCGACATCGAAGAACTGCAGGTGGACCTCCTGACGCTGTCTGCTCACAAGATTCAGGGGCCCAAGGGAATAGGAGCAATTTTCATCCGCAAGGGCTGCTCTCTTGCGCCCCTTGTGCACGGGGGAAAACAGGAATACGGACTGCGTGCGGGAACCGAGAACGTCCCGGCAATTGCGGGTCTGGGCAAAGCAGCGGAAATTGCCGTGAAGCGGTTGCCCGAAATGGAGAACGTTCGCAGACTGAGAGACAGGCTGGAAAGCGGAATATTTGAAATAATTCCAACCGCAAGACGAAACGGGCCTCTTCTGGACAGACTCCCTAACACTCTGAATATGACTTTACCGGGACTGCGTGGAGAATCCGTCGTTATGACCCTGGACACGCGGGGCATCGCACTTTCGTCCGGCTCGGCATGTCGCGCCGGTTCACCTGAACCCTCTCATGCTTTGTTGGCAATGGGCATGTCTGAAGAGAGTGCTCACTGTGCTGTCCGTTTCTCTCTCGGTCCTGACAATACAGAAGAAGAGATCGATGCCACGCTCGAGAGTATTCGATGGATGATTGTGAATATGTCCGAAGGGGTTCGGTTTGCGCCATGTCGATAG
- the egtD gene encoding L-histidine N(alpha)-methyltransferase, which produces MFQLSPQIPSGFRKYDHLKTRMARAIAEDVATGLSASQKSIPSKYFYDERGSMLFEEICRLPEYYPARTEISLLRQNSPSIVRSFGHGYLVELGSGANWKIRYLIDALGPEKRSKTCYVPVDVSSSALEASAMELLRMYPGFCVQGLVADFTTDLHLLPDDRRKLILFLGSTIGNFDDAQTELFLRALSNTMQNEDRFLLGLDLVKPVEILEAAYNDSRQITAEFNKNILHVVNRELDADFNQNDFEHLAMYIEAKNEIQMHLKAVRPVEVHIGKLHMTVFFEEGETILTEISRKFTFESAEKMLHAADLEITDWRTDAAGWFAHAEIVHRNGG; this is translated from the coding sequence ATGTTTCAGCTTTCCCCACAAATACCATCCGGTTTCAGGAAATACGATCATCTGAAAACCCGTATGGCCAGAGCCATTGCAGAAGACGTCGCAACAGGGCTGAGTGCGTCTCAGAAATCTATTCCGAGCAAGTACTTCTATGATGAACGCGGATCAATGCTGTTCGAAGAAATCTGTCGATTACCGGAGTATTATCCTGCCAGGACTGAAATATCGTTATTGCGGCAGAATTCCCCGTCAATCGTCCGGAGCTTCGGCCACGGCTATCTCGTGGAATTGGGGTCTGGCGCCAATTGGAAAATCAGGTATCTCATTGATGCCCTTGGGCCGGAGAAACGGTCAAAGACGTGCTACGTACCGGTTGACGTCAGCAGCAGCGCTCTGGAGGCTTCGGCAATGGAACTGCTCAGAATGTATCCAGGGTTCTGTGTTCAGGGACTGGTTGCCGACTTCACCACCGATCTGCATCTGTTACCCGATGACCGGCGGAAGTTGATCCTGTTCCTCGGGAGCACCATCGGAAATTTCGACGATGCGCAAACCGAATTATTCTTACGTGCTCTGTCCAATACGATGCAGAATGAGGACAGATTTCTGCTTGGACTCGATCTTGTAAAACCCGTTGAAATTCTTGAAGCTGCATACAATGATTCGCGACAGATAACTGCCGAATTCAACAAAAATATTCTCCATGTGGTCAATCGTGAACTGGATGCAGATTTCAACCAGAACGATTTCGAACATCTCGCGATGTACATTGAGGCAAAGAACGAAATTCAAATGCATCTCAAAGCAGTTCGACCGGTGGAGGTTCACATCGGCAAGCTGCACATGACAGTCTTTTTTGAAGAAGGGGAGACGATACTCACGGAAATATCGAGAAAATTCACCTTTGAATCGGCTGAAAAAATGCTTCATGCAGCAGACCTGGAGATTACAGACTGGCGTACAGATGCCGCAGGATGGTTTGCTCACGCAGAAATCGTCCACAGGAATGGGGGATAG
- the dnaJ gene encoding molecular chaperone DnaJ, which yields MAEKDLYAALGVKRDATTEQIKKTYRKLARKYHPDVNPGNKEAEDKFKQISEAYEVLSDPEKRKTYDEFGEEGLRAGFDPDQARQFRQWQQTGGFRRGARPAGAGAESFTDQGGFRYGGFEDIFGEIFGGGAPRGPAKGRDIESELEIDFLTAIRGGTTRVTFQKPSACSRCGGTGRISTGTDSVCATCKGTGKTRVAQGPFNFTQTCPECQGTGRSGEVCPQCGGTGSVLTTETIDVNIPAGVDDGSRIRLAGKGGPGQDGGPPGDMFIVMRVRPHTVFKREGDNLNLDLPVTVSEALNGAQVTVPTPTGTVDLKIPPGTKSGQRLRLKGKGVPNLKTKVPGDLFVTVRIQIPVTQDPEARQAAAVLDRFYQGNVRQEIRL from the coding sequence ATGGCCGAAAAAGATCTCTACGCCGCTCTTGGCGTGAAAAGAGACGCGACCACCGAACAGATAAAAAAGACTTACCGTAAGCTCGCTCGCAAATATCACCCGGACGTCAACCCTGGAAACAAAGAAGCCGAAGACAAATTCAAACAGATTTCGGAAGCTTATGAAGTCCTTTCAGACCCCGAAAAACGAAAAACGTATGATGAATTCGGGGAAGAGGGGTTGCGTGCCGGATTCGATCCTGACCAGGCCAGACAGTTTCGTCAATGGCAGCAGACAGGAGGATTCCGCAGGGGCGCTCGACCGGCAGGCGCAGGTGCCGAATCGTTCACCGACCAGGGTGGATTCCGTTATGGAGGCTTTGAGGATATTTTCGGCGAAATCTTTGGCGGAGGTGCTCCTCGAGGTCCTGCCAAAGGAAGAGATATCGAAAGTGAGCTCGAGATCGATTTTCTTACTGCGATACGAGGCGGAACCACACGGGTTACCTTTCAAAAGCCCTCTGCGTGTTCGCGATGCGGTGGAACCGGTAGAATCTCTACAGGAACCGATTCCGTTTGTGCAACATGCAAAGGAACCGGCAAAACCAGAGTCGCTCAAGGGCCTTTTAATTTTACCCAGACGTGTCCGGAATGCCAGGGAACGGGCCGCAGCGGTGAAGTCTGTCCCCAGTGCGGAGGCACCGGAAGCGTGCTGACCACGGAGACCATCGATGTGAATATTCCTGCCGGTGTGGACGACGGATCACGTATCAGGCTTGCGGGCAAAGGAGGCCCGGGCCAGGACGGAGGCCCTCCAGGTGATATGTTCATTGTCATGCGAGTAAGACCCCATACGGTGTTCAAACGGGAAGGTGACAATTTGAATCTGGACCTGCCCGTGACTGTTTCGGAAGCACTCAACGGAGCACAAGTTACCGTTCCGACACCCACCGGCACAGTAGACCTGAAAATACCGCCCGGCACAAAATCAGGCCAACGCCTTCGTCTGAAGGGCAAGGGTGTACCCAATTTGAAGACAAAAGTTCCTGGAGATCTTTTTGTTACTGTCAGGATACAAATACCTGTAACCCAGGACCCGGAAGCCCGTCAGGCCGCAGCGGTTCTTGACCGCTTTTACCAGGGAAACGTACGGCAGGAAATTCGGCTTTAA
- a CDS encoding chaperone modulator CbpM: MTQRYYFKREIIEEFGFDEHLLIKLESEELVHSVEVESEPERVYPLDQYDRLRVICNLMNELEVNLPGVEVILEMRENMIRMQQQFDEILEILVRELKMRLSK; encoded by the coding sequence ATGACCCAGCGATATTACTTCAAGAGAGAAATCATAGAAGAATTCGGATTTGACGAGCATCTTCTCATCAAACTGGAATCGGAGGAGTTGGTCCACTCTGTTGAAGTGGAATCAGAACCCGAAAGAGTGTATCCCCTTGACCAGTATGACCGTCTCAGAGTGATCTGCAATTTAATGAATGAACTCGAGGTGAATTTACCCGGAGTGGAAGTCATTTTGGAAATGCGGGAGAACATGATACGCATGCAGCAGCAATTCGATGAAATTCTTGAAATCCTCGTTCGGGAGCTGAAAATGAGGCTATCGAAGTGA
- a CDS encoding tetratricopeptide repeat protein: MKRISKLCFLSTAIVLALLVVFPAHASEKALRLLKQAKSEEDPLRKIEILDQALEDHSLKGDLLSSLFLERAFAYKAHKDCFRAIQDLDSSMAHSRKSSPALLEKVHCLILLDQLDEANRVLEPVLFAGPGNAKAYVLKGMIYEKEGFLSKAEDEYARALQYEPNSILALDMHSKALLKAGKPQQALEDVNILTKLSAKDPEIFMTRARIHTKLKNYSAALADYALVENLLPGDDRVLKEKILVYFRSDQAHKALEALSIATKKRPDDVELLVLQARAYILLKNAANAQTVLKQALKKNTAYAPAYLYQGLVLRTEDPDTALANLNRALELDGSLVDAYKERARIFIDLNEPVRAASDLTMASRLDPGDGEIFALRGLTCMRRMLYDAAIADFTRALECLPEDSRILYDRAVTHFLKDDLQQSSADVNRILQTKPDAARALSLRGILNVHFGNNVQARADFDKSVSVSPHDPVVRNNRGFFLFKMGDYRSAAADFKRASTLDPDYATARYNLGLANSREESLNSREQVSP, from the coding sequence TTGAAACGCATCAGCAAATTATGCTTCCTCTCCACTGCGATCGTCTTGGCACTCCTTGTCGTCTTTCCAGCCCATGCCTCGGAAAAAGCTCTCCGTCTCTTGAAACAGGCAAAATCCGAAGAAGATCCCTTGCGGAAGATTGAGATCCTGGATCAAGCACTGGAAGATCATTCTTTAAAAGGCGATTTGCTGTCGAGTCTTTTCCTTGAGCGGGCCTTTGCGTACAAAGCGCATAAGGATTGTTTTCGAGCCATACAGGATTTGGATTCATCCATGGCACATTCCCGCAAATCCTCTCCGGCTCTTTTGGAGAAGGTACACTGCCTCATTCTCTTGGACCAACTGGATGAAGCGAACCGTGTTCTGGAACCCGTGCTCTTTGCCGGTCCCGGCAATGCGAAGGCATATGTTCTGAAAGGGATGATTTACGAAAAAGAGGGATTTCTTTCAAAAGCGGAAGACGAGTATGCCAGAGCGCTTCAGTATGAGCCGAACTCTATCCTTGCATTGGACATGCATTCCAAGGCCTTGTTGAAAGCTGGAAAACCGCAGCAGGCCCTGGAGGATGTCAATATCTTAACCAAACTGTCGGCCAAGGACCCGGAAATATTCATGACCCGGGCCAGAATCCATACCAAACTGAAGAATTACTCTGCTGCTTTGGCTGACTATGCCCTTGTGGAAAATCTCCTGCCTGGAGACGATCGCGTTCTGAAAGAGAAGATTCTGGTTTACTTCAGGTCCGATCAGGCGCACAAGGCATTGGAAGCTCTCTCCATTGCCACGAAGAAAAGACCTGACGATGTCGAATTACTCGTATTACAGGCCAGGGCTTATATTCTTCTCAAGAATGCGGCCAATGCTCAGACGGTGTTGAAGCAGGCTCTCAAGAAGAACACGGCGTATGCGCCCGCGTATCTCTACCAGGGGCTCGTGCTCCGCACAGAAGACCCGGATACGGCACTGGCAAATCTCAACAGAGCCCTTGAACTGGATGGATCGTTGGTCGACGCATACAAGGAACGGGCTCGTATTTTCATCGATCTCAACGAGCCGGTCCGAGCAGCATCCGATCTTACCATGGCATCCCGACTGGATCCCGGTGACGGCGAAATATTTGCACTGAGAGGTCTCACGTGTATGCGGAGAATGTTGTACGATGCTGCAATTGCGGATTTCACCCGGGCTCTGGAGTGTTTGCCTGAGGACAGCCGTATCCTTTACGACAGAGCTGTTACCCATTTCCTCAAAGACGATCTGCAACAATCGAGCGCTGATGTGAACAGGATCTTACAAACAAAACCGGATGCTGCACGCGCATTGAGCCTCAGGGGAATACTCAACGTGCACTTCGGAAACAATGTTCAGGCACGGGCGGATTTCGACAAGTCCGTGTCTGTGAGTCCTCACGATCCGGTCGTGAGAAACAATCGAGGATTCTTCTTGTTCAAAATGGGGGATTATCGATCCGCTGCGGCAGACTTCAAGCGGGCTTCGACTTTGGATCCCGATTACGCCACAGCCCGATATAATCTCGGTCTGGCTAACAGCAGAGAAGAATCTCTTAATTCCCGGGAACAAGTCTCACCATGA
- a CDS encoding HAD-IIA family hydrolase, translating into MKFKFRAILADLDGTINRGNRLIPGADHVYRKLSANGFQWVFISNNAMRKASEIAQKIRFLGLPIQDSQVVTSASALFHTLSKYHRGASIMAIAEESLIAGIQDSGCTITTDPFDTAIVVVARDSRLTYEKIENAFFAIQNGALFWATNTDPTFPVPGGFVPGAGCMVAAVAAPVGRPPDRVFGKPFSDIAEIVIDQLGVPRETCLVVGDRMDTDILFARNSGFKSALVLTGATSREDLSQYTYAPDFVLESIGDIEKILPPK; encoded by the coding sequence ATGAAATTCAAGTTCAGAGCAATTCTCGCCGATCTTGACGGCACGATCAACCGAGGAAACCGATTGATCCCCGGAGCGGATCATGTGTACCGAAAGCTATCGGCTAATGGTTTTCAGTGGGTGTTCATATCCAATAATGCCATGCGCAAGGCCTCGGAAATCGCACAGAAGATCAGATTCCTCGGGCTCCCGATACAAGACAGTCAGGTGGTAACTTCCGCTTCGGCTCTCTTCCACACACTCTCGAAATATCACCGCGGCGCCAGCATCATGGCTATAGCTGAAGAAAGCCTCATCGCGGGAATTCAAGATTCCGGATGCACGATTACGACGGATCCTTTCGATACAGCCATAGTAGTCGTCGCTCGCGATTCGAGACTCACGTATGAAAAGATCGAAAACGCGTTTTTTGCAATTCAAAACGGAGCTCTCTTTTGGGCGACAAACACGGACCCGACATTCCCTGTTCCAGGCGGTTTCGTACCCGGAGCGGGATGCATGGTTGCCGCAGTTGCCGCCCCAGTAGGACGCCCTCCCGATCGCGTCTTCGGCAAACCGTTTTCCGATATAGCCGAAATTGTGATCGACCAGCTTGGGGTTCCCAGGGAGACTTGCCTGGTTGTGGGCGATAGAATGGACACGGATATTCTGTTTGCCAGGAACTCCGGATTCAAAAGCGCCCTGGTCCTGACGGGAGCCACGTCTAGAGAAGATTTGTCCCAATATACATATGCCCCTGACTTCGTGCTGGAAAGTATCGGAGACATAGAGAAAATATTGCCCCCGAAATGA
- a CDS encoding glutaredoxin family protein: MAKRVKMYGISTCTHSRCAKEFLSFLGVEFECTDLDLISKEMAGLLMEEVKRLNGRCSFPTILIGDKVVVGCRKELIQEALEND, encoded by the coding sequence ATGGCTAAACGGGTGAAGATGTATGGAATTAGTACGTGCACCCATAGCAGGTGTGCGAAAGAATTTCTTAGCTTTCTCGGGGTAGAATTCGAGTGTACCGATCTGGATCTGATCTCCAAGGAGATGGCAGGTCTGCTCATGGAAGAAGTGAAGCGACTAAACGGTAGATGCTCGTTTCCAACGATCCTCATAGGTGACAAAGTCGTGGTCGGTTGTAGGAAAGAACTCATTCAGGAGGCGCTTGAGAATGACTGA